One window of Candidatus Paceibacterota bacterium genomic DNA carries:
- a CDS encoding TatD family hydrolase: MKFQFVDIHTHVNFVAFEKDREEVIQRASDAGVAMINVGTQVDTSKKAIEMAEKYENCYAIVGLHPVHTSRSFHDEKELGEGGKEFTSRGEQFDTSVYRSMLKHPKVVGIGECGLDYYHLDEESIKIQRENFEMQIDLANEAGKSLMLHVRSNKESGKSAYKDALEILKARAKVKGNFHFFAGSWEEAKEILDFGYTISFTGVITFARDYDEVIKNAPLDMIMSETDAPYVSPAPFRGKRNEPAHVREVVKKIAEIRGEDYEKVPAQLAENAGRVFGLW, encoded by the coding sequence ATGAAATTTCAATTTGTAGATATTCATACTCATGTCAATTTTGTTGCGTTTGAGAAAGACCGTGAGGAGGTTATTCAACGTGCCTCGGATGCGGGAGTTGCGATGATAAATGTTGGTACGCAGGTTGATACTTCAAAAAAGGCTATTGAGATGGCTGAGAAATATGAGAATTGTTACGCAATTGTCGGGCTTCACCCAGTTCATACTTCCAGATCTTTTCATGATGAAAAGGAACTAGGTGAAGGTGGAAAAGAATTTACTTCAAGAGGTGAGCAATTTGATACGAGCGTTTATCGAAGCATGCTGAAGCATCCGAAAGTAGTGGGGATAGGGGAATGCGGACTCGACTACTATCATCTCGATGAGGAATCAATAAAAATCCAGCGGGAGAATTTCGAAATGCAGATTGATTTGGCGAATGAAGCGGGGAAGTCCCTGATGCTTCATGTTCGCTCGAATAAAGAATCGGGGAAAAGTGCTTATAAAGATGCACTGGAGATTTTGAAAGCTCGGGCAAAAGTAAAAGGAAATTTTCATTTCTTTGCTGGCTCATGGGAAGAAGCAAAAGAAATTCTTGATTTTGGTTACACAATTTCTTTTACGGGGGTAATTACGTTTGCCAGAGACTATGACGAAGTGATAAAAAACGCTCCGCTCGATATGATTATGTCCGAAACGGATGCTCCGTACGTTTCTCCCGCGCCATTTCGTGGAAAAAGAAACGAGCCTGCTCATGTGAGGGAAGTGGTGAAGAAAATTGCTGAAATTCGGGGAGAGGATTATGAGAAAGTACCAGCCCAGCTTGCCGAAAACGCGGGACGCGTTTTCGGTCTTTGGTAA
- a CDS encoding Maf family protein, whose amino-acid sequence MRKIILASGSPRRKEILGRLGIPFEVVQSDFQEFIDPKISPGALAEKLAIGKAKAVAFKYPDAIIIGADTVVALHGEAMGKPKTPEEAVAMLTRLSGETHSVFTGFTIMSTKTGRSITDVCESKVTFKQLDPASIEKYVISGEPLEMAGGYAIQSGAKDFVEKYEGDYNNIVGLPLTLVRNALKMFDVSVSS is encoded by the coding sequence ATGAGAAAAATAATTCTCGCATCAGGTTCTCCGCGCCGGAAAGAAATTTTAGGAAGGCTCGGCATTCCTTTTGAGGTCGTGCAAAGCGATTTCCAGGAGTTTATTGATCCCAAAATATCTCCGGGTGCGTTAGCAGAAAAGCTCGCGATCGGAAAAGCAAAAGCGGTCGCTTTCAAATACCCCGACGCAATTATTATCGGAGCGGATACTGTCGTAGCGCTTCATGGCGAAGCGATGGGGAAACCCAAGACGCCAGAGGAGGCTGTGGCTATGCTCACGCGCCTTTCGGGAGAAACCCATTCGGTATTTACAGGCTTTACCATCATGAGTACAAAGACAGGGAGATCAATCACTGACGTTTGTGAATCAAAAGTTACTTTCAAACAGCTTGATCCCGCTAGTATTGAAAAATATGTTATAAGCGGAGAACCATTAGAGATGGCTGGAGGCTACGCGATACAGAGTGGAGCGAAAGATTTCGTGGAAAAATACGAAGGAGATTACAATAACATTGTCGGACTTCCTCTTACTCTCGTGCGGAACGCTCTCAAGATGTTTGATGTCAGTGTGTCCTCATAA
- a CDS encoding glycine--tRNA ligase, with protein MADSKKENNKMENIIALCKRRGFVYQSSEIYGGLAGMWDYGPYGVALRNNIKKLWWKRFVDDREDMYGVDASILMRQEVWQASGHARGFADMLVDCTKCKRRFRVDHLENKEVCPECGGKLGEARQFYMMLETHLGAVQDESSLSYLRPETAQGMFVNFKNIVDSFHPKLPFGMAQIGKAFRNEIAPRDFIFRLRELEQMEIEYFVRPTDWEKYFEEFRLQMHEWVKDIGLQKPHVHEIEINAEDRAHYSKRTIDFEFDFPFGQKELYGLAYRTDYDLTAHKLDYLDEETKTRIIPHVIEPSFGLDRTMLAILSDAYTEDELGGEVRTYLKLSPKIAPVKVAVFPLLKNKPELVAKAREVFAMLKKEIGAVEFDDNGNIGKRYRRQDEIGTPYCITIDFDTIEKDAGVTVRDRDTGKQERVALEEISKKLQGIV; from the coding sequence ATGGCTGATTCAAAAAAAGAGAATAATAAAATGGAAAATATTATCGCGCTTTGCAAGCGGCGTGGTTTTGTCTATCAGAGTTCAGAGATTTACGGTGGACTTGCTGGGATGTGGGATTATGGACCCTATGGAGTGGCACTTCGAAATAATATAAAAAAGCTCTGGTGGAAGAGGTTCGTGGACGATAGAGAGGATATGTATGGAGTCGATGCTTCTATTTTAATGCGACAAGAAGTCTGGCAAGCATCTGGGCATGCCCGTGGATTCGCGGATATGCTTGTTGATTGCACGAAATGCAAGCGCCGTTTCCGTGTTGATCATCTCGAAAACAAAGAAGTGTGCCCTGAATGTGGAGGGAAGCTCGGTGAAGCGCGCCAATTCTATATGATGCTCGAAACTCATCTTGGGGCAGTGCAGGACGAATCTTCGCTGTCGTATCTTCGTCCAGAAACTGCCCAGGGGATGTTTGTGAATTTCAAAAACATTGTTGATTCATTTCATCCAAAACTTCCTTTTGGAATGGCACAAATTGGAAAAGCTTTCAGGAATGAAATTGCCCCAAGGGACTTCATTTTCCGTCTTCGCGAACTTGAACAAATGGAAATCGAATATTTTGTCAGGCCTACTGATTGGGAAAAATATTTCGAAGAATTCCGCCTACAAATGCACGAGTGGGTAAAAGATATCGGTTTGCAAAAACCTCACGTCCATGAGATTGAGATTAACGCAGAAGATCGAGCCCACTATTCAAAACGCACGATTGATTTTGAGTTCGATTTTCCTTTTGGCCAGAAAGAACTCTATGGCCTCGCATATCGAACGGATTATGATCTTACTGCTCATAAGCTGGATTATTTAGATGAAGAGACAAAAACACGCATTATTCCTCATGTAATTGAACCATCTTTTGGACTTGATCGCACGATGCTTGCCATTCTTTCTGATGCCTATACTGAAGATGAACTTGGCGGGGAAGTGCGAACGTATTTGAAACTTTCGCCAAAAATCGCACCGGTCAAAGTGGCCGTCTTTCCGCTTCTCAAAAATAAGCCGGAATTGGTGGCGAAAGCACGAGAAGTATTTGCGATGCTTAAAAAAGAAATCGGCGCAGTTGAATTTGACGACAACGGCAATATCGGCAAGCGCTACCGCAGGCAAGATGAGATCGGCACTCCGTACTGTATCACGATCGATTTTGATACTATTGAAAAAGATGCTGGCGTAACAGTTCGCGATCGCGATACTGGAAAGCAAGAAAGAGTCGCACTCGAAGAAATTAGCAAAAAATTACAAGGTATTGTATAA
- the recO gene encoding DNA repair protein RecO, which produces MHHIYQTEGFVIGGTNAGEANRYLKIFTLDFGMISGSAQGIRHLKSKLRYSLQDFSYSSVSLVKGKDVWRVVNAEKKENLWELFRKEKRKLEIFARSLSLLKRFLHGEEKNEALFRLFSSSCFYLAKSETLSPEDLRNFEYVLVLRILHNLGYLKKLPILSPFSETDAWNQDILREMEGHKALALAEINRSFTESHL; this is translated from the coding sequence ATGCATCATATCTACCAAACAGAAGGGTTTGTTATCGGCGGGACGAATGCCGGCGAGGCAAATCGATATCTCAAAATTTTCACACTTGATTTCGGCATGATCTCTGGTTCTGCTCAAGGAATCAGACATTTAAAATCAAAACTTCGCTACAGCCTCCAGGATTTTTCCTACAGTTCAGTTTCTTTGGTGAAAGGGAAAGATGTTTGGAGAGTGGTGAACGCAGAAAAAAAGGAAAATCTCTGGGAACTTTTTCGCAAAGAAAAAAGGAAACTTGAAATTTTCGCCCGCTCTCTTTCGCTTCTCAAAAGATTTTTACACGGAGAAGAGAAAAATGAGGCATTGTTTCGTCTTTTTTCTTCCAGCTGTTTCTACCTTGCGAAATCAGAGACTCTTTCTCCAGAGGACCTGCGTAATTTCGAGTATGTTTTAGTGCTTCGAATTTTGCATAATCTCGGCTATCTCAAAAAACTTCCCATACTTTCGCCTTTTTCGGAGACGGACGCGTGGAATCAAGACATTCTTCGAGAAATGGAAGGACACAAAGCGCTTGCACTCGCCGAGATAAATCGCTCATTTACAGAAAGTCACCTCTAG
- a CDS encoding pitrilysin family protein — MKYSKKVLPNGLRIITVPMKDNPTATVMVLVEAGSKYETKDKAGISHFLEHICFKGTEKRPSSFHITRELDQIGATYNAFTSQEFTGYYAKARAENLPEILDIISDLYLNPVFPEKEIEKEKGVIVEEINMYEDTPQDHVQDMFVKLLYGDQPAGWNVAGTKEVVTRLKRDDFVKYRNKHYVSSATTIVVAGHIDEEKVISEIEKLFKNISRTQKDGKQKVIEKQKAPAILLKERKGDQAHLVLGVRTFDVYDKKSRVANLLAGVLGGGMSSRLFQKLRDDLGICYYVHAGNDASTDHGYFSVSAGVDVNRVEEAIGAILAELKKAKEELVSLEELNRVKEYIIGHLYLGLESSNSLANFYGFQEVLKRSILRPEEVVAELKAITPEQIQTIAKEIFRDERLNLALIGPYSDSKKFSSVVKF; from the coding sequence ATGAAATATTCTAAAAAAGTACTGCCGAACGGTCTTCGGATTATCACAGTGCCGATGAAAGATAATCCCACCGCGACAGTTATGGTGCTTGTTGAAGCCGGCTCGAAATATGAAACGAAAGACAAAGCCGGGATTTCTCATTTTCTCGAACACATCTGTTTCAAGGGCACGGAAAAACGCCCATCCTCTTTTCACATCACTCGCGAGCTTGATCAGATCGGAGCGACGTATAATGCATTCACCAGCCAGGAATTTACCGGCTACTACGCCAAAGCTCGTGCTGAAAATCTTCCAGAGATTCTAGATATTATTTCCGATCTCTATTTGAATCCTGTTTTTCCCGAAAAAGAAATTGAAAAAGAAAAAGGCGTTATCGTCGAGGAGATTAATATGTACGAAGATACTCCTCAAGATCATGTGCAGGATATGTTCGTAAAGCTCTTGTACGGTGATCAGCCCGCGGGATGGAATGTCGCCGGGACAAAAGAAGTCGTCACGCGCCTTAAACGCGATGATTTTGTGAAATATCGGAATAAACATTATGTCTCGAGCGCGACGACCATTGTGGTTGCGGGGCATATTGATGAAGAGAAGGTTATCTCCGAAATAGAAAAGTTATTTAAAAATATTTCTCGTACTCAAAAAGATGGAAAGCAAAAAGTTATAGAGAAACAAAAAGCGCCGGCAATTTTACTCAAAGAAAGAAAAGGCGATCAAGCGCATCTTGTGCTCGGCGTGCGCACCTTTGATGTGTATGATAAAAAAAGCAGAGTGGCGAATCTCTTGGCAGGAGTCTTGGGCGGGGGAATGAGCTCGCGTCTTTTCCAGAAACTTCGGGATGATTTGGGAATTTGTTACTACGTTCACGCCGGGAACGACGCTTCGACTGATCATGGGTATTTTTCTGTCTCGGCTGGGGTAGATGTGAACAGAGTTGAAGAAGCAATCGGAGCCATACTTGCTGAACTCAAAAAAGCAAAAGAGGAGCTTGTCTCTCTCGAGGAATTAAACCGCGTCAAAGAATACATCATCGGGCATCTCTATCTCGGACTCGAATCCTCGAATTCTCTTGCGAATTTCTATGGTTTTCAGGAGGTCCTCAAGCGTTCAATCCTTCGTCCAGAGGAAGTAGTGGCAGAACTCAAAGCCATAACGCCAGAACAGATCCAAACTATCGCAAAAGAAATTTTCCGTGATGAGAGGCTCAACCTCGCTCTCATTGGTCCATACTCGGATTCCAAAAAATTCTCTTCGGTTGTAAAGTTCTAA
- a CDS encoding AI-2E family transporter: MNNEPQNTLIHISTGTIIKSLLFIILVLALYFLRDIVLIILTAIVIASAIEPATRYLVEKKIPRTFSVVILYVLVIFALAAVFYFLLPTLLSETTSFLERINSIDVLGSLKEQGILSPDNPLQGLSSQFNLQGVIGSVRGVVNQFSSGFFNTASILFGGALSFILIFVLSFYFAVQEDGVEDFLQVASPIRYKNYVTDLWKRSQKKIGLWLQGQLLLGLLVGVLDFLGLTIFGIKHALLLAVLAALLEIIPLFGPILSAIPGVAIAFVSGGTPLALLVLALYVIVQQFENHLIYPLVVNKIVGISPILVIISLLVGWRLAGFLGVLLSVPVAAVFMEYYSDVRKNKFGHLTKVREG; encoded by the coding sequence ATGAACAATGAGCCCCAAAATACCCTCATTCATATCTCCACGGGCACGATCATTAAAAGTCTCCTGTTTATTATCCTTGTCCTCGCCCTCTATTTTTTAAGAGATATCGTTCTCATTATTTTGACGGCGATCGTCATTGCATCAGCTATTGAACCAGCGACTCGATATCTTGTAGAGAAAAAAATTCCTCGGACGTTCTCTGTCGTTATTCTCTATGTACTTGTTATTTTTGCTCTTGCAGCTGTCTTTTATTTCCTTCTACCGACCCTTCTTTCAGAGACGACAAGTTTCTTGGAGAGAATAAACTCCATCGATGTCCTCGGATCTTTGAAAGAACAAGGAATACTCTCTCCTGACAATCCGCTCCAAGGCCTTTCTTCGCAGTTTAATCTGCAAGGAGTTATCGGCTCTGTTCGGGGAGTGGTGAACCAGTTTTCGAGCGGGTTCTTTAATACTGCAAGCATCCTTTTCGGTGGAGCGCTTTCTTTCATTCTCATATTCGTGCTCTCTTTCTATTTTGCGGTGCAGGAAGACGGAGTGGAAGATTTTCTTCAAGTAGCATCGCCTATTCGGTATAAAAATTATGTAACGGATTTGTGGAAGCGTTCACAGAAGAAGATTGGCCTCTGGCTTCAAGGCCAGCTTCTTCTCGGGCTTCTTGTCGGAGTTTTGGATTTTCTTGGCCTTACTATTTTCGGAATTAAGCATGCGCTTCTTCTCGCGGTCCTCGCAGCACTTTTGGAGATCATTCCGCTTTTCGGCCCAATTCTCTCTGCAATTCCAGGTGTTGCTATCGCGTTTGTGAGCGGAGGTACCCCGCTTGCGCTTTTAGTGCTTGCTTTGTACGTCATTGTTCAGCAGTTTGAGAATCATCTCATCTATCCTTTGGTGGTAAACAAAATAGTGGGTATTTCGCCGATTCTTGTTATCATTTCGCTCCTTGTCGGTTGGAGACTTGCGGGATTCCTTGGGGTGCTTCTTTCTGTCCCGGTCGCGGCGGTATTCATGGAATACTATTCTGATGTGCGAAAGAATAAATTCGGGCACCTCACCAAGGTGAGGGAAGGGTAG
- a CDS encoding methionine--tRNA ligase, with protein MAEKKSFYITTTLPYVNSDPHIGFAAEIVHADILARYARLMGQSVFFNTGTDEHGIKVYRKAEEEGISTQKYVDEKATHFESLKLSLNLSFNSFIRTTDAKHKKAAGSFWEACAASGDIYKKAYKIKYCVGCELEKTESELINGRCAIHPNLELEIIEEENYFFRFSKYQKVLLDLYEKNPEFVVPATRLHEIKAFVERGLEDFSISRLKSKMPWGVDVPGDEEHVMYVWFDALVNYIDVIGWPENETEFAKWWPGIQIAGKDNLRQQSAMWQAMLLSAGLQNSKQIILRGHIISGGQKMSKSLGNVISPTDLVKEYGTDAVRYFLAREVNPFEDSDVTLERIKEAYNANLANGLGNLVARIMKMAQTNLEKAPKIPEDPIPEIFKKAIEKYDIKTAADYVWKEIAVLDSIIQEEEPFKLIKTNKAEAITIIEDLCVRLYTIGRMLNSILPETSEKIKSAVKANKMPEVSLFPRKE; from the coding sequence ATGGCAGAAAAGAAATCCTTTTATATCACGACGACTCTTCCGTACGTGAATTCTGATCCACATATCGGTTTTGCCGCGGAAATTGTACACGCTGATATTCTGGCTCGCTACGCGCGTCTCATGGGCCAAAGCGTTTTCTTTAATACCGGTACGGATGAACATGGCATAAAAGTGTATCGAAAGGCCGAGGAAGAGGGAATTTCTACTCAAAAATATGTTGATGAAAAAGCAACGCATTTTGAAAGCCTAAAACTTTCTCTCAACTTGAGTTTCAATAGTTTTATTCGCACTACGGACGCGAAGCATAAAAAAGCGGCGGGAAGCTTTTGGGAGGCCTGTGCTGCTTCCGGCGACATCTACAAAAAAGCCTACAAAATTAAATATTGCGTCGGCTGTGAACTTGAAAAGACAGAATCGGAACTTATAAACGGCAGATGCGCGATACACCCGAATTTAGAGCTCGAGATTATTGAAGAAGAAAATTATTTTTTTAGATTTTCAAAATATCAGAAAGTGCTTCTGGATTTGTATGAAAAAAATCCAGAATTTGTTGTTCCGGCAACGCGTCTACACGAGATAAAAGCATTTGTTGAAAGGGGACTTGAAGATTTTTCAATTTCCCGTTTAAAAAGCAAAATGCCGTGGGGAGTGGATGTTCCTGGAGATGAAGAGCATGTTATGTACGTTTGGTTTGATGCACTTGTGAATTATATTGATGTTATCGGCTGGCCAGAAAATGAAACCGAATTTGCAAAATGGTGGCCAGGAATTCAAATCGCTGGGAAAGACAACCTTCGTCAGCAATCGGCAATGTGGCAGGCGATGCTTCTCTCCGCGGGGCTTCAAAATTCAAAACAAATAATCCTTCGCGGGCACATAATTAGCGGCGGGCAAAAAATGTCCAAGTCCCTAGGCAATGTCATAAGCCCTACTGATCTGGTAAAAGAATACGGCACGGATGCTGTGCGCTATTTCCTTGCTAGGGAAGTGAATCCGTTTGAAGATAGTGATGTAACGCTCGAGCGTATTAAAGAAGCCTATAACGCGAATCTTGCGAATGGCTTGGGGAATCTCGTCGCTCGAATAATGAAAATGGCACAAACAAATTTAGAAAAGGCGCCGAAAATTCCAGAGGATCCAATCCCAGAAATATTTAAAAAAGCCATTGAAAAATACGATATAAAAACCGCGGCGGACTACGTATGGAAAGAAATCGCGGTGCTTGATTCGATCATTCAAGAAGAAGAGCCGTTCAAGCTTATAAAAACGAACAAAGCAGAGGCGATAACCATTATTGAAGATCTCTGCGTCCGTCTCTACACAATCGGCAGAATGTTAAATTCAATATTGCCCGAAACGTCAGAAAAAATTAAATCCGCGGTGAAGGCAAACAAAATGCCCGAAGTTTCTCTTTTTCCGAGGAAGGAATAA
- a CDS encoding class I tRNA ligase family protein: MSEKETDKKVKSPLALREEEILRFWQEKKIFEKTEEAGRGQKEFVFYEGPPTANGRPGIHHLEARAFKDIIPRYKTMRGYHVRRKGGWDTHGLPVELEVEKKLGLKSKKEIEQYGIARFNAECKESVWKYVDEWKQFTERMGYWIDLKNPYITYEPSYMESLWNVMKTVDEKKLLYKDYRIVPWCPRCGTALSSHELAQGYAEVKDISVYAKFELVDEPGTFVLAWTTTPWTLPGNVALAVGPKIKYVKVKIGNEFFILAKERLSILKDKAHEMVEEFDAGKIIGKSYKPLFNAFSDPKILNKENAWKIYGADFVTTTDGTGVVHIAPMYGADDFALATKVNLPKYHTVTPAGAFNADKNLPGNISGISISSEEDRKKGNIEILKYLQEKNLYFDKESHAHEYPFCWRCKTPLIYYARDSWYIKMSSLRDKLVKENEKINWEPDYIKEGRFGEWLREVKDWAISRERYWGTPLPVWECQKCKKREVIGSIEALKEKTSRKNKYFLVRHGEAESNLTGKVSCRPDDPYKLTDKGREQVETTAKALKKKKIDVIFVSDYIRTKETAEIIREALNISPDKVIIDARLREDNIGVYQGKTWKEYQDEYPYLERFVKTPEGGETLAEVRKRSGDFLFDIDSRFAGKNILIVSHDTPMTLILAVAQGWTKERILLGHERKTPEPFYFLPAELREISFSPYPHNDDYELDLHRPFIDEIKFPCDCGLPPGRAGGQGGEMKRVNEVMDVWFDSGAMPFAEDHYPFENKKWVEKEGFPADYISEAIDQTRGWFYTLHAVGVLMGFGKAYKNVICLGHILDKDGQKMSKSKGNTVNPWEMMDKYGADPLRFWMYGVNQPGESKNFDEKTVDEGVKKVFNLLLNVLSFYEMNSPQEFEVSKPGASENVLDRWIEAKFAELLATVETGLDAYRVFEPARAIRDFMADLSQWYLRRSRDRFKSDDVLDRTNAVQTTRTVLLQLAKLMAPFTPFVAEDVYRRLRGEKESVHMESWPKREKIDSKLLKEMEAVRNLVSLGLEARSKALIKVRQPLAKITVKAEKMSPELVGLMKDELNVKEVMFDAKLSSNVLLDIVITPALKEEGEYRELLRVIQDFRKEKKLQASDKISLFLTAPKEILAIVKKFETEIKKVCNVTGFETREGEFELKL; encoded by the coding sequence ATGTCCGAGAAAGAAACAGACAAAAAAGTGAAAAGCCCTTTAGCTCTCCGTGAAGAGGAGATTCTTCGATTTTGGCAGGAAAAGAAAATTTTTGAGAAGACAGAAGAGGCAGGCAGAGGGCAGAAGGAATTTGTTTTCTATGAGGGACCGCCGACCGCGAATGGTCGGCCGGGAATCCATCATCTCGAAGCTCGGGCATTTAAAGACATCATTCCTCGCTATAAAACGATGCGAGGATATCACGTGCGCAGAAAAGGCGGCTGGGATACGCATGGGCTTCCGGTTGAGCTTGAAGTTGAGAAAAAACTCGGTCTCAAATCAAAAAAAGAGATCGAACAGTACGGCATCGCTAGATTTAACGCGGAGTGCAAAGAAAGTGTTTGGAAATACGTGGACGAATGGAAACAATTTACCGAGCGAATGGGGTATTGGATCGATCTGAAAAATCCCTACATCACTTACGAGCCTTCGTATATGGAATCGCTTTGGAATGTGATGAAGACGGTGGATGAGAAAAAACTTCTCTACAAAGATTATCGAATTGTACCGTGGTGTCCGCGTTGTGGAACTGCGCTGTCGAGTCATGAACTTGCCCAAGGCTATGCAGAAGTAAAAGATATTTCGGTTTACGCGAAATTTGAGCTCGTCGATGAGCCGGGTACATTTGTGTTGGCGTGGACGACGACACCTTGGACATTGCCGGGGAATGTTGCTCTCGCAGTTGGGCCGAAAATCAAATATGTGAAAGTAAAGATTGGGAATGAGTTCTTTATTTTGGCGAAAGAGAGGCTTTCAATTCTGAAAGACAAAGCGCACGAAATGGTGGAGGAGTTTGATGCCGGAAAGATTATCGGGAAATCCTACAAACCGCTTTTCAATGCTTTTTCTGACCCAAAAATCCTAAACAAAGAAAATGCGTGGAAAATTTATGGAGCGGATTTTGTCACAACAACTGACGGAACCGGAGTGGTGCATATCGCGCCCATGTATGGAGCAGACGATTTCGCACTTGCGACGAAAGTAAATTTGCCGAAATATCATACGGTTACTCCAGCAGGCGCTTTTAATGCAGATAAAAATCTTCCGGGAAACATTTCAGGCATTTCTATTTCTTCCGAAGAGGATCGTAAAAAAGGGAACATTGAGATCCTTAAATATCTTCAGGAAAAAAATCTCTATTTCGATAAAGAATCTCATGCGCATGAATATCCTTTTTGTTGGCGCTGTAAAACCCCGCTTATCTATTACGCCCGCGATTCCTGGTATATCAAAATGTCTTCTCTTCGCGACAAATTGGTAAAAGAAAATGAAAAGATAAATTGGGAGCCAGACTATATCAAAGAGGGACGTTTCGGAGAATGGCTTCGCGAAGTGAAAGATTGGGCGATCTCCCGCGAGCGCTATTGGGGCACACCTTTGCCTGTGTGGGAGTGCCAAAAATGCAAAAAACGCGAAGTGATCGGCTCAATCGAGGCTCTCAAAGAAAAAACATCTCGAAAAAATAAATACTTTCTTGTCCGTCATGGGGAAGCGGAATCGAATTTGACTGGGAAGGTAAGCTGTCGGCCAGATGATCCTTACAAGCTTACTGACAAGGGAAGGGAACAAGTCGAGACCACAGCTAAGGCCCTTAAAAAGAAAAAAATCGATGTCATTTTTGTTTCTGATTACATTCGGACAAAAGAGACAGCAGAAATTATCCGAGAAGCTTTGAATATTTCTCCTGACAAAGTCATCATCGATGCCCGGCTTCGCGAAGATAATATCGGAGTGTACCAAGGCAAGACCTGGAAAGAATATCAGGATGAATATCCGTATCTCGAGCGATTCGTAAAAACTCCAGAAGGCGGAGAGACGCTTGCGGAAGTAAGAAAAAGATCTGGAGATTTTCTGTTTGATATTGATTCTCGCTTTGCCGGAAAAAATATTCTGATTGTAAGCCATGATACCCCGATGACTCTGATTCTGGCAGTGGCGCAAGGCTGGACGAAGGAAAGAATTCTGCTCGGTCACGAGAGAAAAACTCCCGAACCTTTCTATTTTCTGCCAGCAGAGCTTCGAGAGATTTCTTTTTCTCCCTATCCTCACAATGATGACTATGAACTCGATCTTCACCGCCCGTTTATCGATGAAATAAAATTTCCTTGCGACTGTGGCCTGCCCCCTGGCCGGGCAGGCGGCCAGGGCGGAGAGATGAAACGAGTGAATGAAGTAATGGATGTCTGGTTTGATTCAGGCGCAATGCCGTTCGCCGAGGACCACTATCCATTCGAGAATAAAAAGTGGGTGGAGAAAGAAGGATTTCCGGCAGACTATATTTCTGAAGCGATTGATCAGACTCGCGGATGGTTTTATACGCTTCATGCTGTGGGAGTGCTTATGGGTTTCGGCAAGGCGTATAAAAATGTTATTTGTCTCGGGCATATTTTGGATAAGGACGGACAAAAAATGTCCAAATCAAAAGGTAACACGGTAAATCCGTGGGAGATGATGGACAAGTATGGCGCTGATCCCCTTCGCTTTTGGATGTATGGCGTCAATCAGCCGGGCGAATCAAAAAACTTCGACGAGAAAACAGTTGATGAGGGAGTGAAAAAAGTATTCAATTTGCTTTTGAACGTTCTTTCTTTTTACGAGATGAATTCTCCCCAAGAGTTCGAAGTAAGCAAGCCGGGCGCAAGCGAGAATGTCTTGGATAGATGGATCGAAGCGAAATTTGCCGAGCTCCTCGCTACAGTAGAAACCGGACTCGATGCGTATCGAGTATTTGAGCCTGCCCGCGCAATTCGCGATTTTATGGCTGACCTTTCGCAGTGGTATTTGAGGCGTTCTCGTGATCGATTTAAAAGTGATGACGTCTTAGATAGGACGAATGCAGTCCAAACAACGCGCACGGTCCTTCTTCAATTGGCGAAACTTATGGCTCCGTTCACTCCGTTTGTTGCGGAAGATGTCTATCGAAGACTCAGGGGCGAGAAGGAGAGTGTGCATATGGAAAGCTGGCCAAAGAGAGAAAAAATAGATTCCAAACTTCTGAAAGAAATGGAAGCGGTGAGAAATCTTGTGTCACTCGGGCTCGAAGCTCGCTCGAAAGCGCTTATCAAGGTCCGCCAGCCGCTCGCGAAGATAACAGTGAAGGCCGAGAAAATGTCTCCAGAACTCGTCGGACTTATGAAAGATGAATTGAATGTGAAGGAAGTGATGTTTGATGCGAAACTTTCTTCGAATGTTCTTCTCGATATTGTCATAACTCCTGCGTTAAAAGAAGAAGGAGAATATCGAGAACTTCTGCGAGTTATCCAAGATTTTAGAAAAGAAAAGAAGCTTCAAGCGAGCGACAAAATTTCGCTTTTTCTGACTGCACCGAAAGAGATCCTGGCAATTGTAAAAAAATTTGAAACTGAAATAAAAAAGGTTTGCAATGTTACCGGCTTTGAAACGAGGGAAGGCGAGTTTGAGCTTAAGCTGTAA